One Halobaculum sp. CBA1158 DNA segment encodes these proteins:
- a CDS encoding monovalent cation/H+ antiporter subunit E, which translates to MTGHEILVPVGESTTLRNTVGHVVRGAVDAQEAVTLHFVYPLRSRGRSGSEAETAAELLDRIEVWVGEDLEGIEAAIGVETATVGEDEYLFSPGDYADSIAAYATEHDIESIVVDPGYRPAGTTPLLPALNWELSESGLDVEEAPVERESRRSRLVRRSGLDQFVLLFGLSASFYLFLAGSLTPYNLLSGAVTSAAVAATLWHVSLTGSVRPRRLAVQFGRLCLYAPFLLWEIAKANLQVAYVVLHPSLPIDPKVVEFDADVWSTVPAATLANSITLTPGTLTVDVESRHFTIHSLTADAREELAGGTLERAVRFVFYGRSAARRPTVAEREEVEE; encoded by the coding sequence GTGACCGGACACGAGATCCTCGTTCCGGTCGGGGAGTCGACCACGCTCCGAAACACCGTCGGCCACGTCGTCCGCGGGGCGGTCGACGCCCAGGAGGCCGTGACGCTCCACTTCGTGTACCCGCTCAGGAGCCGCGGTCGAAGCGGGTCGGAGGCCGAGACGGCGGCGGAACTGCTCGACCGTATCGAGGTGTGGGTCGGCGAGGATCTGGAGGGGATCGAGGCCGCGATCGGCGTGGAGACCGCGACGGTCGGCGAGGACGAGTACCTGTTCAGCCCGGGCGACTACGCCGACTCGATCGCCGCGTACGCCACCGAACACGACATCGAGTCGATCGTGGTCGACCCCGGGTACCGGCCTGCCGGGACGACGCCGCTGTTGCCCGCCCTGAACTGGGAGCTGTCCGAAAGCGGCCTCGACGTGGAGGAGGCTCCCGTCGAGCGCGAGTCGCGCCGGAGTCGGCTCGTCCGTCGCTCCGGCCTCGATCAGTTCGTCCTGCTGTTCGGGCTGTCCGCGAGCTTCTATCTCTTCTTGGCCGGGTCGCTCACGCCGTACAATCTGTTGTCCGGGGCGGTCACGTCCGCCGCCGTCGCCGCGACGCTGTGGCACGTCTCGCTGACGGGGTCGGTGCGCCCGCGCCGACTGGCGGTCCAGTTCGGGCGGCTCTGCCTGTACGCGCCGTTCCTGCTGTGGGAGATCGCGAAGGCGAACCTCCAGGTCGCGTACGTGGTCCTCCACCCGTCGCTGCCGATCGACCCGAAGGTCGTCGAGTTCGACGCCGACGTGTGGTCGACGGTGCCGGCGGCGACGCTGGCGAACAGCATCACGCTCACGCCCGGAACGCTCACCGTCGACGTGGAGAGCCGACACTTCACCATCCACTCGCTGACCGCCGACGCGCGAGAGGAACTCGCCGGGGGAACGCTCGAGCGGGCCGTCCGATTCGTCTTCTACGGGCGTTCGGCGGCCCGGCGGCCCACCGTCGCCGAGCGCGAGGAGGTGGAGGAGTGA
- a CDS encoding ABC transporter ATP-binding protein — protein MSVEEESAFDVYRDRVERPLYRLFTEYGLDKWPWLVVGMTANVIARVSSLLPPIVLGAAIDAAFTGGEPYRLSLVPDAWLPTNAPDETQFWFSAGLIVAAFAVSAALTWVYGVAANNFAHRVMHDVRTDSYAKMQDLDMWFFDDKQTGEVMSVLNNDATNLERFLDDALQNSVRLGVMLLGIGLFLFIENAQLALVTLVAVPGMLLFTYWFMKAVEPRYAAQREAVADLNTRLENSLGGMQLVKTTGTEEYETDRVADTSYSYFRKTLAMLRLNYVYRPGMELFAGISFVTTFVVGGLWIVTGTAPGPLTGGLTSGTFVSFLFLTQRFVTPLAEVSNIVSQYENAKASCERVFGLQDIPARITDDADAVELTAVDGDVAYDHVDFAYEDEDEPVLRDVDFSVDAGETVALVGPTGAGKSTLLKLLLRLYDVDEGAVRIDGHDVRDVTVRSLRESIGYVSQDTYLFDGTVAENIRYGRFDADDEAVREAATAAEAHEFIENLPDGYDTRIGERGVKLSGGQRQRLSIARVVLQDPDVLVLDEATSAVDTETEMLIQRSLDRLAEDRTTFVIAHRLSTVKDADEVLVLEGGEVVERGGHEELLAADGLYAKLWGVQAGEIESLPEEFVQRARERQAETLVGNPDDD, from the coding sequence ATGAGCGTCGAGGAGGAGAGCGCGTTCGACGTCTACCGCGACCGCGTCGAGCGCCCGTTGTACCGGCTCTTCACCGAGTACGGGCTCGACAAGTGGCCGTGGCTGGTCGTCGGGATGACCGCGAACGTCATCGCCCGGGTGTCGAGCCTCCTGCCGCCGATCGTGCTCGGCGCGGCCATCGACGCCGCGTTCACCGGAGGCGAGCCGTACAGGCTGTCGCTGGTGCCGGACGCGTGGCTGCCGACGAACGCCCCCGACGAGACGCAGTTCTGGTTCTCCGCGGGGCTGATCGTCGCCGCGTTCGCCGTGTCGGCCGCGCTGACGTGGGTGTACGGCGTCGCCGCGAACAACTTCGCTCACCGGGTGATGCACGACGTGCGGACGGACTCCTACGCCAAGATGCAGGACCTCGACATGTGGTTCTTCGACGACAAGCAGACCGGCGAGGTCATGTCGGTCCTCAACAACGACGCGACGAACCTCGAGCGGTTCCTCGACGACGCGCTCCAGAACTCCGTCAGACTCGGGGTCATGCTGCTCGGCATCGGGCTGTTCCTGTTCATCGAGAACGCCCAACTGGCGCTGGTCACGCTCGTCGCCGTGCCCGGAATGCTGCTGTTCACCTACTGGTTCATGAAGGCCGTCGAGCCCCGGTACGCCGCACAGCGCGAGGCGGTCGCCGACCTCAACACCCGCCTGGAGAACTCGCTGGGCGGGATGCAGTTGGTCAAGACCACGGGCACGGAGGAGTACGAGACCGACCGCGTCGCCGACACCTCCTACTCGTACTTCCGGAAGACGCTCGCGATGCTCCGGCTCAACTACGTGTACCGGCCGGGGATGGAGCTGTTCGCGGGTATCTCCTTCGTCACGACGTTCGTCGTCGGCGGACTGTGGATCGTCACCGGTACCGCCCCGGGACCGCTGACGGGGGGGCTCACCTCCGGGACGTTCGTCTCGTTCCTGTTTCTCACCCAGCGGTTCGTCACGCCGCTGGCGGAGGTGTCGAACATCGTCTCGCAGTACGAGAACGCGAAGGCGTCCTGCGAGCGCGTGTTCGGCCTCCAGGACATCCCCGCGCGGATCACGGACGACGCGGACGCCGTCGAACTGACCGCCGTCGACGGCGATGTCGCGTACGACCACGTCGACTTCGCCTACGAGGACGAGGACGAACCGGTGTTGCGGGACGTGGACTTCTCGGTCGACGCCGGCGAGACGGTCGCGCTCGTGGGACCGACCGGCGCGGGCAAGTCGACCCTGCTGAAGCTCCTCTTGCGGCTGTACGACGTGGACGAGGGCGCGGTTCGGATCGACGGCCACGACGTGCGCGACGTGACCGTGCGCTCGCTCCGGGAGTCGATCGGCTACGTGAGCCAGGACACGTACCTCTTCGACGGGACGGTCGCCGAGAACATCCGATACGGCCGATTCGACGCCGACGACGAGGCGGTCCGAGAGGCCGCGACGGCCGCGGAGGCCCACGAGTTCATCGAGAACCTCCCGGACGGCTACGACACCCGGATCGGCGAGCGCGGCGTGAAGCTCTCGGGCGGGCAGCGCCAGCGCCTCTCCATCGCCCGGGTCGTCCTTCAGGACCCGGACGTGCTCGTGCTCGATGAGGCGACGAGCGCCGTCGACACCGAGACCGAGATGCTCATCCAGCGGAGCCTCGACCGCCTCGCCGAGGACCGCACCACGTTCGTCATCGCCCACCGCCTGTCGACGGTGAAGGACGCCGACGAGGTGCTCGTGTTGGAGGGCGGCGAGGTCGTCGAGCGCGGCGGCCACGAGGAACTGCTTGCGGCCGACGGGCTGTACGCGAAGCTCTGGGGCGTGCAGGCCGGCGAGATCGAGTCGCTGCCGGAGGAGTTCGTCCAGCGGGCCCGCGAGCGACAGGCCGAGACGCTCGTCGGCAACCCGGACGACGACTGA
- a CDS encoding cation:proton antiporter, which translates to MSLIADALLATAAGFVLISVVVLYRAVKGPTMQDRVIAVNVIGSNTVVVAALFAAATDTPGALDIALVYALLNFLMSIAISKFTVERGGVL; encoded by the coding sequence GTGAGCCTCATCGCCGACGCGCTGTTGGCGACCGCGGCGGGGTTCGTGCTCATCTCCGTGGTCGTGCTGTACCGCGCCGTCAAGGGCCCGACGATGCAGGACCGCGTCATCGCGGTGAACGTCATCGGGTCGAACACGGTCGTCGTCGCCGCGCTGTTCGCGGCCGCGACCGACACGCCCGGCGCGCTCGACATCGCGCTGGTGTACGCCCTGCTGAACTTCCTGATGAGCATCGCCATCTCGAAGTTCACGGTCGAGCGCGGGGGGGTGCTGTAG
- a CDS encoding MnhB domain-containing protein: protein MSTRDGETDADADAGDAADRLRLGGDARQGRPYVESPIIMATVRIVAPFVFTLGAFIMFHGADSAGGGFQGGVIVGTVVLMLAIAFGIGPTREWISSSLLTVLVVFGVALFMGIGLLALAFDGAFLQYTAIPVYNASKYGIELVEVGIGIIVSGTVVGLFFALAAGHSPAADEEVDR from the coding sequence ATGAGCACCAGAGACGGCGAGACCGACGCCGACGCCGACGCCGGCGACGCCGCCGACCGCCTCCGCCTCGGCGGGGATGCGCGTCAGGGGCGGCCGTACGTTGAGAGCCCGATCATCATGGCGACCGTCCGGATCGTCGCCCCGTTCGTGTTCACCCTGGGCGCGTTCATCATGTTCCACGGTGCCGATTCCGCCGGCGGCGGCTTCCAAGGCGGCGTCATCGTCGGAACGGTCGTGTTGATGCTCGCCATCGCCTTCGGGATCGGCCCGACCCGCGAGTGGATCTCCTCGTCGCTGTTGACCGTGCTGGTCGTGTTCGGCGTCGCGCTGTTCATGGGGATCGGCCTGCTCGCGCTCGCGTTCGACGGGGCGTTCCTCCAGTACACCGCCATCCCGGTGTACAACGCCAGCAAGTACGGGATCGAACTCGTCGAGGTGGGGATCGGTATCATCGTCTCCGGCACCGTCGTCGGGCTGTTCTTCGCGCTGGCGGCGGGTCACTCCCCCGCCGCGGACGAGGAGGTGGACCGGTGA
- a CDS encoding monovalent cation/H+ antiporter subunit D family protein, with protein MSDLAALLVVVPLLGALGSMIAGLIREESGWPVAVVVLAVQVALAAAFAARGLGGDPSGYAVGGFQPPIGIELLIDGLTATMVVLVAAVALGVLAYARRAGPRSNRFYATYLLLVTGLTGMSITGDAFNMYVFLEITGLTAYALVASGDRGRSAVAGLKYLLVGTFGASLYLLGVGYAYVATGTLNMGDLAVQLADVGYASPLVRASFAFVVVGLFVKVAMFPLHTWQPGAYAGAPDSVSALIAALVSTVSAYALVRIVLTVFTPEFLSAVPFARTLLAATAAVSIVVGSLLAVAQTEIKRMLAYSSVSQFGLIVAALSVANGTALVGLAVHLVGHAVMKGGLFLTAGLVSTGTGGRSVADYDGLADRMPVAAAAFGALALAMVGVPPAIGFLGKWYIVVGTLEAGAWSLAVVILLSTLLTLAYFARLVERMFFRAASDADAVGDGPDTGEVPGTAEPTGATVATDGGRVSLGMYAAVAAATLLALGLGAAVPAYESALAPTIEVLLS; from the coding sequence GTGAGTGACCTCGCCGCCCTGCTCGTCGTCGTCCCGCTGTTGGGCGCGCTCGGCTCGATGATCGCGGGCCTGATCCGCGAGGAGAGCGGCTGGCCGGTCGCCGTCGTCGTGCTGGCGGTGCAGGTCGCGCTGGCGGCGGCGTTCGCCGCACGCGGCCTCGGCGGCGACCCCTCCGGCTACGCGGTCGGCGGGTTCCAGCCCCCGATCGGTATCGAACTGCTCATCGACGGGCTGACGGCGACGATGGTGGTGCTCGTCGCGGCGGTCGCGCTGGGCGTGCTCGCGTACGCCCGCCGCGCCGGCCCGCGCTCGAACCGGTTTTACGCGACGTACCTGCTGCTCGTCACCGGCCTCACCGGGATGTCGATCACCGGCGACGCGTTCAACATGTACGTCTTCCTCGAAATCACCGGGCTGACCGCCTACGCGCTCGTCGCCAGCGGCGACCGGGGACGCTCGGCGGTCGCGGGCCTGAAGTACCTCCTCGTGGGGACGTTCGGCGCGTCGCTGTACCTGCTCGGCGTCGGCTACGCCTACGTCGCGACGGGGACGCTGAACATGGGCGACCTGGCCGTTCAGTTGGCCGACGTGGGCTACGCGTCGCCGCTGGTCCGGGCGTCGTTCGCGTTCGTCGTCGTCGGCCTCTTCGTCAAGGTCGCGATGTTCCCCCTGCACACCTGGCAGCCGGGGGCCTACGCCGGCGCGCCCGACTCCGTGAGCGCGCTCATCGCCGCGCTCGTGTCGACGGTCAGCGCCTACGCGCTCGTCCGGATCGTGCTCACGGTGTTCACGCCGGAGTTCCTCTCTGCAGTCCCGTTCGCACGGACCCTGCTCGCGGCGACGGCCGCCGTCAGTATCGTCGTCGGCAGCCTGCTCGCTGTCGCGCAGACGGAGATCAAGCGGATGCTCGCATACTCGTCGGTCTCGCAGTTCGGACTGATCGTCGCCGCGCTGTCGGTGGCGAACGGCACGGCCCTCGTCGGCCTCGCGGTCCACCTCGTGGGTCACGCCGTCATGAAGGGCGGACTGTTCTTGACCGCCGGACTCGTCTCGACGGGCACCGGTGGTCGGAGCGTCGCCGATTACGACGGCCTCGCCGATCGGATGCCCGTCGCCGCGGCCGCGTTCGGCGCGCTCGCGCTCGCGATGGTCGGCGTCCCGCCGGCCATCGGCTTCCTCGGGAAGTGGTACATCGTCGTCGGGACGCTGGAGGCGGGGGCGTGGTCGCTCGCGGTCGTCATCCTCCTGTCGACGCTGTTGACGCTCGCGTACTTCGCCCGACTGGTCGAGCGGATGTTCTTCCGCGCGGCCTCGGACGCTGACGCCGTCGGCGACGGCCCGGACACCGGCGAGGTACCCGGCACGGCCGAGCCGACGGGGGCGACGGTCGCCACCGACGGCGGCCGCGTCTCGCTGGGCATGTACGCCGCCGTCGCCGCCGCGACGCTTCTGGCGCTCGGGCTCGGGGCGGCCGTTCCGGCCTACGAGTCCGCGCTCGCGCCGACGATCGAGGTGCTTCTGTCATGA
- a CDS encoding AEC family transporter yields the protein MSVASNLAYMLVLLAAGVAGRRVGLLTPSRRDALTDAAFLVALPALVYTSTFAQPLGDVLSVGLVGGVVVVVAVGVAVSLLVHRRRKPAAVRSVAVVQSYHTNLGFLGLPIVAATFGAGAVEAGKASVVLGTGALVQVPATVTLLGVINGGDTDLVGELRGLAGNPVLAALAAGLLSAAVGWSPPGLAVSGLGVLADLALPVALLGVGASLSLEATDLDLPTLGTVAAVKLLAMPVVALAVFTALGGDAATVRTGVVMFAMPTAVSTFVYATALGGDPDLASVTVFATTVASVATLVPVLWLVGVGG from the coding sequence GTGTCCGTCGCCTCGAACCTCGCGTACATGCTCGTTCTCCTCGCCGCCGGCGTCGCCGGCCGCCGCGTCGGACTGCTGACGCCGTCGCGACGCGACGCGCTCACGGACGCCGCCTTCCTCGTCGCGCTCCCGGCGCTCGTGTACACCTCGACGTTCGCCCAGCCCCTGGGTGACGTGCTGTCCGTCGGCCTCGTCGGCGGCGTGGTCGTCGTCGTCGCCGTCGGCGTCGCCGTGAGCCTGCTCGTCCATCGTCGGCGGAAGCCGGCGGCCGTGCGAAGCGTCGCGGTCGTGCAGTCGTACCACACGAATCTCGGCTTCCTCGGGCTGCCGATCGTCGCCGCCACGTTCGGAGCCGGCGCGGTCGAGGCCGGGAAGGCGAGTGTCGTCCTCGGCACCGGCGCGCTGGTGCAGGTGCCCGCGACGGTCACGCTGCTGGGCGTCATCAACGGCGGCGACACGGACCTCGTCGGCGAGCTTCGCGGCCTCGCCGGAAACCCGGTGCTGGCGGCGCTCGCTGCGGGACTCCTCTCGGCGGCCGTCGGCTGGAGCCCGCCGGGGCTCGCCGTCTCCGGGCTCGGCGTGTTGGCGGATCTCGCGCTCCCGGTCGCGCTGCTCGGCGTCGGCGCGTCGCTGTCGCTGGAGGCCACCGACCTCGACCTGCCGACGCTCGGGACCGTCGCCGCCGTGAAGCTGCTGGCCATGCCGGTCGTCGCGCTCGCGGTGTTCACGGCCCTGGGCGGCGACGCCGCGACGGTCCGGACGGGCGTCGTCATGTTCGCGATGCCCACGGCCGTCTCCACGTTCGTGTACGCGACGGCCCTCGGGGGCGACCCGGACCTCGCCTCGGTCACCGTCTTCGCGACGACGGTCGCGTCGGTGGCGACGCTGGTGCCCGTGCTGTGGTTGGTCGGAGTCGGCGGGTGA
- a CDS encoding DUF4040 domain-containing protein gives MTPVEIAVLVFVIGCGLATALLRDVLASIIAFAAYSLGIAVVWLLLRAPDVGLTEAAVGAGVTTVLFLLTIAKTVRPPGDGVFVDVNVPALGVSGLLVAALATTLTALPPVGSSSTPVATSRVTEHYLANAYSETGVENAVTAVLAAYRGFDTLGEAVVVFAALIGLLVVLDREVME, from the coding sequence GTGACGCCGGTCGAGATCGCGGTGCTGGTGTTCGTGATCGGCTGCGGGCTGGCTACGGCGCTGTTGCGGGACGTGCTCGCGTCGATCATCGCGTTCGCCGCGTACAGCCTCGGCATCGCCGTCGTCTGGCTGCTGCTTCGCGCGCCCGACGTGGGCCTGACCGAGGCGGCCGTCGGTGCCGGCGTGACGACCGTGCTGTTCCTGTTGACGATCGCCAAGACCGTGCGCCCGCCGGGCGACGGCGTGTTCGTCGACGTGAACGTCCCGGCGCTGGGCGTCTCGGGGCTGCTCGTGGCCGCGCTGGCGACGACGCTGACGGCGCTTCCGCCGGTCGGGTCGTCGTCGACGCCGGTGGCGACCTCGCGGGTGACCGAGCACTACCTCGCGAACGCGTACAGCGAGACGGGCGTCGAGAACGCCGTGACGGCCGTGCTGGCCGCCTACCGCGGCTTCGACACGCTCGGCGAGGCGGTCGTGGTGTTCGCCGCGCTGATCGGACTGCTGGTCGTGCTCGACCGTGAGGTGATGGAATGA
- a CDS encoding GYD domain-containing protein gives MPTYTVLADADEAQFQNPQELVSIWGGIREDIDRLGGELEDSYALVGGHDFMLTFEVDEEDAALQIALAIEGRGLDTETLRSIPIDRMGDLVEDV, from the coding sequence ATGCCGACGTACACCGTACTCGCGGACGCGGACGAGGCGCAGTTCCAGAACCCACAGGAGTTGGTGTCGATCTGGGGCGGTATCCGCGAGGACATCGACCGACTCGGAGGCGAACTGGAGGATAGCTACGCGCTCGTCGGCGGCCACGACTTCATGCTCACCTTCGAGGTCGACGAGGAAGACGCCGCCCTCCAGATCGCGCTGGCCATCGAGGGGCGCGGGCTGGACACCGAGACGCTGCGGTCGATCCCGATCGATCGAATGGGCGACCTCGTCGAGGACGTCTGA
- a CDS encoding cation:proton antiporter subunit C, translated as MIAALADRAYFAVAFLLMGVGAYMLIGDRNLVKKVIGMNVFQTGIFLFFIASAYVTGASAPLLTEPEPYVSPLPHVLILTAIVVGVSLTAVALGLIVRIYGEYGTLRADLIEEVSDGE; from the coding sequence GTGATCGCCGCGCTGGCCGACCGCGCGTACTTCGCGGTCGCCTTCCTCCTGATGGGCGTGGGCGCGTACATGCTGATCGGCGACCGCAACCTCGTGAAGAAGGTGATCGGTATGAACGTCTTCCAGACGGGGATCTTCCTGTTCTTCATCGCCTCGGCGTACGTCACCGGCGCGTCCGCGCCGCTGTTGACGGAGCCGGAGCCGTACGTCAGCCCGCTGCCGCACGTGCTGATCCTGACGGCCATCGTCGTCGGGGTGAGCCTCACCGCGGTCGCGCTGGGGCTCATCGTCCGCATCTACGGGGAGTACGGGACGCTTCGTGCGGACCTGATCGAGGAGGTGAGCGACGGTGAGTGA
- a CDS encoding proton-conducting transporter membrane subunit, with product MTEISSLRPIAAVLVSAVAIGPILLSGSRPNLRESWTFLAGVLKFGIVASMVPGVLAGDAYVTDLGAFLPLPGADPIRFALEVDALGLLFGLLASLLWIVTSSYSVGYMRGLDEHAQTRYFAAFAASLSAAMGVAFASNLIVLFVFYELLTVATYPLVAHDETDEARAAGRKYLAYTFGGGVAVLAGTALVYWLTGTVAFTSGGIDGLAAADPAMARLAFALLAGGFGVKAALMPLHSWLPDAMVAPTPVSALLHAVAVVKSGVFGIARVVLDVFGPETVGNLGMGLPLAAVAAFTLTVASVIALRQDNLKRRLAFSTVSQLSYIVLGLAVLTPTSIVGGLLHIPAHAFMKITLFFAAGAIHVETHTDDISEMAGIGRRMPLTMTAFAVAAAGMAGIPLIAGFVSKYFLLIGSVSAGQTLFAVALLVSGVLNVAYFWPIVYTAFFESPEETDEKPLIEGPLGGRLAWGRAAVADAERDPLAEAADDDDTDAVADGGEAHDRDGDTDRDGDTDRDGDTDRDGDRAHDRDDDSHAGGWERRGWTGGESTWFMLGPILTVALGSVVLGLVPDAAVFLRVVRLVVEAVTGVAV from the coding sequence ATGACCGAGATATCCTCACTCAGACCGATCGCCGCCGTGCTCGTCTCGGCCGTCGCAATCGGCCCGATACTGCTGTCCGGGTCGCGCCCGAACCTCCGCGAGTCGTGGACGTTCCTCGCGGGCGTGCTCAAGTTCGGCATCGTCGCCAGCATGGTCCCCGGCGTGCTCGCCGGCGACGCGTACGTCACCGACCTCGGGGCGTTCCTCCCGCTTCCCGGGGCCGACCCGATCCGGTTCGCGCTCGAGGTCGACGCCCTCGGGCTCCTGTTCGGCCTGCTCGCCAGCCTCCTGTGGATCGTCACGAGCAGCTACAGCGTCGGGTACATGCGCGGGCTCGACGAGCACGCCCAGACCCGCTACTTCGCGGCGTTCGCCGCGAGCCTCTCGGCGGCGATGGGCGTCGCGTTCGCGTCGAACCTGATCGTGTTGTTCGTGTTCTACGAACTGCTCACGGTGGCGACGTACCCGCTCGTCGCCCACGACGAGACCGACGAGGCCCGGGCGGCCGGCCGCAAGTACCTCGCGTACACCTTCGGCGGCGGCGTCGCCGTCCTCGCGGGCACGGCGCTCGTCTACTGGCTCACCGGCACGGTCGCGTTCACCTCCGGAGGGATCGACGGGCTGGCGGCGGCCGACCCCGCGATGGCGAGACTCGCGTTCGCGTTGCTCGCGGGCGGGTTCGGCGTCAAGGCGGCGCTGATGCCGCTGCACTCGTGGCTGCCCGACGCGATGGTCGCACCGACGCCGGTCTCGGCGCTGTTGCACGCGGTCGCGGTCGTCAAGAGCGGCGTCTTCGGCATCGCGCGGGTCGTCCTCGACGTGTTCGGTCCCGAGACCGTCGGAAACCTCGGGATGGGGCTCCCGCTGGCGGCGGTGGCGGCGTTCACCCTGACGGTCGCGAGCGTCATCGCGCTTCGACAGGACAACCTCAAGCGCCGGCTCGCGTTCTCGACGGTGAGCCAACTGTCGTACATCGTCCTCGGGTTAGCGGTACTGACGCCCACCTCTATCGTGGGCGGCCTGCTCCACATCCCGGCACACGCGTTCATGAAGATCACCCTCTTCTTCGCGGCCGGCGCGATCCACGTGGAGACCCACACCGACGACATCTCCGAGATGGCCGGCATCGGCCGGCGGATGCCGCTGACGATGACCGCCTTCGCGGTCGCGGCGGCGGGGATGGCCGGCATCCCGCTGATCGCCGGCTTCGTGAGCAAGTACTTCCTGCTCATCGGCAGCGTCTCGGCCGGGCAGACCCTCTTCGCGGTCGCGCTGCTCGTCTCGGGCGTGCTCAACGTCGCGTACTTCTGGCCGATCGTCTACACCGCGTTCTTCGAGTCGCCCGAGGAGACCGACGAGAAGCCGCTGATCGAGGGGCCACTCGGCGGACGGCTGGCGTGGGGCCGCGCGGCCGTCGCCGACGCCGAGCGCGACCCGCTGGCGGAGGCGGCTGACGACGACGACACCGACGCCGTCGCCGACGGCGGCGAGGCACACGACCGCGATGGCGACACCGACCGCGACGGCGACACCGACCGCGACGGCGACACCGACCGCGACGGCGACAGGGCGCACGACCGCGACGACGACAGTCACGCCGGCGGCTGGGAGCGCCGCGGGTGGACCGGCGGCGAGTCCACGTGGTTCATGCTCGGTCCGATCCTGACGGTCGCGCTCGGCTCGGTCGTCCTCGGGCTCGTCCCCGACGCCGCCGTGTTCCTCAGGGTCGTCCGCCTCGTCGTCGAGGCGGTGACGGGGGTGGCGGTCTGA
- the coaBC gene encoding bifunctional phosphopantothenoylcysteine decarboxylase/phosphopantothenate--cysteine ligase CoaBC produces the protein MSDLLADTNVALGVSGSIAAVKVVELAHELRRHGASVRGVMTDAAAGIVHPWAVEFATENDVVTEITGGVEHVDLCGRDGWADVLLLAPATANTVGKVAAAIDDTPVTTCATTALGADVPVVCAPAMHEPMYDHPGVLEAIDRVESWGVEFVDPRIEEGKAKIATEEAIVTATARAAGDRPLAGERVVVTSGPTSEPIDTVRVLTNRASGRTGRAVARALVARGADVTLLHDASAAGGGDGGESGDVPYAEVVDVETAAEMTEAALAACSDADALISAAAISDYTVEPAEEKIRSGSESLTLELSPTPKLLDTVREEYPNLALVGFKAESEGDDDALVSRARSTLDRADLAFVVANDASVMGAAETRALVVRADTVGEFSGSKLGLGLVVADELGATLGAT, from the coding sequence ATGAGCGATCTCCTCGCCGACACCAACGTCGCGCTCGGCGTCTCCGGGTCCATCGCGGCCGTCAAAGTGGTGGAACTCGCCCACGAACTCCGCCGTCACGGCGCGAGCGTCCGCGGAGTGATGACCGACGCCGCCGCCGGGATCGTCCACCCGTGGGCCGTCGAGTTCGCGACCGAGAACGACGTCGTCACCGAGATCACCGGCGGCGTCGAGCACGTCGACCTGTGCGGCAGGGACGGCTGGGCCGACGTGCTCCTGCTCGCGCCGGCGACCGCCAACACCGTCGGGAAGGTCGCCGCCGCGATCGACGACACGCCGGTCACCACCTGCGCGACGACGGCGTTGGGGGCGGACGTACCCGTCGTGTGCGCGCCGGCGATGCACGAGCCGATGTACGACCATCCGGGCGTGCTGGAGGCCATCGACCGCGTGGAGTCGTGGGGCGTCGAGTTCGTCGACCCGCGGATCGAGGAGGGGAAAGCGAAGATCGCCACCGAGGAGGCGATCGTGACGGCGACGGCGCGGGCTGCCGGCGACCGTCCGCTGGCCGGCGAACGCGTGGTCGTCACCTCCGGGCCGACCAGCGAGCCGATCGACACCGTCCGCGTGCTCACGAACCGCGCGTCCGGTCGCACCGGCCGGGCGGTCGCCCGCGCGCTCGTCGCCCGCGGGGCCGACGTGACGCTCCTGCACGACGCGAGCGCCGCCGGCGGGGGCGACGGGGGCGAAAGCGGCGACGTGCCGTACGCCGAGGTGGTCGACGTGGAGACGGCGGCGGAGATGACCGAGGCAGCGCTCGCGGCGTGTTCCGACGCAGACGCGCTGATCTCGGCGGCGGCCATCTCCGATTACACCGTTGAGCCGGCCGAGGAGAAGATCCGGTCGGGCTCGGAGTCCCTGACGCTGGAGCTGTCGCCGACGCCGAAATTGCTCGACACCGTTCGAGAGGAGTACCCCAACCTGGCGCTCGTAGGGTTCAAGGCCGAGAGCGAGGGCGACGACGACGCGCTGGTGTCGCGGGCGCGGTCGACGCTCGACCGGGCCGACCTCGCGTTCGTCGTCGCCAACGACGCGAGCGTGATGGGCGCGGCCGAGACGCGCGCGCTCGTCGTCCGCGCCGACACGGTCGGCGAGTTCTCGGGATCGAAACTGGGGCTCGGGCTCGTCGTGGCCGACGAGTTGGGCGCGACGCTGGGAGCGACGTGA